One region of Streptomyces leeuwenhoekii genomic DNA includes:
- a CDS encoding zinc-ribbon domain-containing protein has product MTHPQLAEQWDSAANGDLTQRHVSSGSYTPRWWTCPSGDAYQAPPAERVRGRGCPVCSGKQVTSRNSLATCRPDIAAEYSPGNPRAVDQVGVGSHAPVMWCCTTCTHEWKASVASRTRLGAGCPACAGKVATATANLAAVYPAVAAIWHPERARKLRPDQVRPRSSKTVWWLCPSCDKPFEGQVSERAIAEFLCCGTCARFRTKREQYRKG; this is encoded by the coding sequence GTGACACATCCTCAATTGGCGGAGCAGTGGGACTCGGCGGCCAACGGCGACTTGACGCAGCGCCACGTGTCTTCTGGCTCCTACACGCCGAGGTGGTGGACCTGCCCCTCCGGAGATGCGTACCAAGCCCCGCCGGCAGAGCGAGTCCGAGGGCGCGGTTGTCCTGTCTGCAGCGGGAAGCAGGTGACCTCGCGGAACAGTCTCGCCACCTGCCGTCCCGACATCGCGGCCGAGTACTCGCCAGGAAATCCCAGGGCAGTTGATCAGGTGGGTGTGGGGTCGCATGCACCCGTCATGTGGTGTTGCACTACGTGTACCCACGAGTGGAAGGCTTCCGTCGCAAGCCGGACTCGGCTCGGTGCGGGGTGCCCGGCGTGTGCCGGAAAGGTAGCTACGGCAACCGCAAACTTGGCAGCCGTCTATCCCGCGGTGGCGGCAATCTGGCATCCGGAACGCGCCCGTAAGCTACGACCAGATCAGGTGCGCCCGAGATCCAGTAAGACCGTCTGGTGGCTGTGTCCATCCTGCGACAAGCCCTTCGAAGGCCAGGTCAGTGAGCGGGCTATCGCCGAATTCTTGTGTTGCGGGACCTGCGCTCGCTTTCGCACCAAGCGCGAACAGTACCGAAAAGGATGA